A portion of the Permianibacter fluminis genome contains these proteins:
- a CDS encoding MBL fold metallo-hydrolase, with amino-acid sequence MMSRQLYSVTGNSQKLDGGAMFGNAPKAMWARWVSVDEQNRIDLGCRALLVREQHGDSVRHILFEAGIGAFFEPRLRERYGVVETEHVLLASLAAIGVRPEQIDVIVLSHLHFDHAGGILAAWQQGAPMQLVFPNAHYVVGQEAWQRALQPHARDKASFIPGLTELLAATGRLERVSNAHSVLLGEGYRFHHSDGHTPGMLLAEIDMPAGPVVFCADLIPGTPWVHIPITMGYDRYPELLINEKRVLLDDLIHRNGRLFYTHDPKVALSGLSRDETGKYSASAAAAELVALAS; translated from the coding sequence ATGATGAGCAGACAGCTGTACTCGGTAACCGGCAATAGCCAGAAACTGGATGGTGGCGCGATGTTTGGCAACGCGCCGAAAGCGATGTGGGCGCGCTGGGTCAGTGTGGACGAGCAGAACCGGATTGATCTCGGTTGCCGGGCCTTGCTGGTGCGCGAACAACACGGCGACAGCGTCCGGCACATTTTGTTCGAAGCCGGCATCGGCGCGTTTTTCGAGCCGCGGCTGCGCGAGCGTTACGGGGTCGTCGAAACCGAGCATGTTTTGCTGGCTTCGCTGGCGGCCATTGGCGTGCGCCCGGAACAAATCGACGTGATTGTGTTGTCGCATCTGCATTTTGATCACGCTGGCGGCATTTTGGCCGCGTGGCAGCAAGGCGCGCCGATGCAGCTGGTGTTTCCGAACGCGCATTACGTGGTCGGTCAGGAAGCCTGGCAACGGGCGCTGCAGCCGCACGCCCGCGACAAAGCCTCGTTCATTCCGGGGCTGACCGAGCTGCTGGCGGCCACCGGTCGGCTGGAGCGGGTCAGCAATGCGCATTCGGTCTTGCTCGGTGAGGGCTACCGGTTTCACCACAGCGACGGCCACACGCCCGGCATGTTGCTGGCGGAAATCGATATGCCGGCCGGACCGGTGGTGTTCTGCGCCGATTTGATTCCGGGCACGCCGTGGGTCCATATCCCTATCACCATGGGGTATGACCGCTACCCCGAGCTGCTGATCAACGAGAAACGGGTGCTGCTGGACGACCTTATCCACCGCAATGGCCGCCTGTTCTACACCCATGACCCGAAAGTCGCCTTGTCCGGCCTGAGCCGCGACGAGACCGGCAAATACAGCGCCAGCGCCGCCGCCGCTGAATTGGTGGCGCTGGCCAGCTGA
- a CDS encoding late competence development ComFB family protein — MYKSMYEHDDLINLSEEIVFEQIHQVIQDGKPAFAATPLNIQDVAAIALNQMPAKYVTSILERHNPSEELREEVAELKKYARRQVLKAIRKVNEHPHE; from the coding sequence ATGTACAAGTCAATGTATGAACATGACGATCTGATCAACCTCAGCGAAGAGATCGTTTTCGAGCAGATCCATCAGGTCATTCAGGACGGTAAACCGGCATTTGCCGCCACCCCGTTGAATATCCAGGATGTGGCCGCCATCGCGCTGAACCAGATGCCGGCGAAATATGTCACCAGCATTCTGGAACGGCACAACCCAAGCGAAGAGCTGCGCGAAGAAGTCGCCGAATTGAAAAAATACGCCCGCCGGCAAGTGTTGAAAGCGATTCGCAAGGTCAACGAGCACCCGCACGAATAA
- a CDS encoding alpha/beta fold hydrolase — MSAESASFEPATLPSPFVPPERQYRLTVDGLEIAVCEWGAADAPPLLLLHGWLDNAGSFFSLAPLLAAGQGGQPYRCIAIDFLGHGASDHLPAGAQYHFIDGVYTVHALLKQLEIERLPVLGHSMGGALALLFAGAFPEAVSHLISVEAFGPLTRVESDGPARLREGCEERLARQSSRKAVYPTVADALRVRAAVGDVPAPLLAPIVERNLMPVPGGVTWCSDARLRWPTLLRMSPAQVSAFFGALRAPMLLAQGDRGMAQITPAVAAHARVLPRFVHHLLAGGHHVHLEQPHFLVEAIGEFLTAR, encoded by the coding sequence GTGTCCGCTGAATCTGCCAGCTTTGAACCTGCCACCTTGCCCAGCCCTTTCGTGCCGCCCGAGCGGCAATACCGCCTGACGGTCGACGGTCTTGAGATCGCGGTCTGTGAGTGGGGCGCTGCCGATGCGCCGCCGCTGCTGCTGCTGCATGGCTGGCTCGACAACGCCGGCAGTTTCTTTTCGCTGGCGCCACTGTTGGCGGCCGGGCAGGGCGGCCAGCCGTATCGCTGCATCGCCATCGATTTTCTCGGCCACGGTGCCTCGGACCATTTGCCGGCCGGCGCCCAATACCATTTCATCGATGGCGTTTACACCGTGCATGCGCTGCTGAAGCAGTTGGAAATCGAGCGCCTGCCGGTGCTCGGGCATTCCATGGGCGGGGCGCTGGCGTTGCTGTTTGCCGGCGCGTTTCCGGAAGCGGTCAGCCACCTGATCAGCGTTGAGGCCTTCGGACCTTTGACCCGGGTCGAGAGCGACGGCCCGGCGCGCTTGCGCGAAGGCTGTGAAGAGCGGCTGGCCCGGCAAAGCTCGCGCAAGGCGGTCTATCCGACCGTTGCCGATGCGTTGCGGGTGCGGGCGGCGGTGGGCGATGTCCCGGCGCCGCTGCTGGCGCCGATTGTCGAGCGCAATCTGATGCCGGTGCCCGGTGGGGTGACCTGGTGCTCCGACGCGCGCCTGCGCTGGCCGACGCTGCTGCGGATGAGTCCGGCCCAGGTCAGCGCCTTCTTTGGTGCGCTGCGGGCGCCGATGCTGCTAGCTCAGGGTGATCGCGGCATGGCACAGATCACCCCGGCGGTGGCGGCGCATGCGCGGGTGCTGCCGCGTTTTGTCCATCACCTGCTGGCCGGCGGTCACCACGTCCATCTGGAGCAGCCGCATTTTCTGGTGGAAGCTATCGGTGAATTTCTGACCGCGCGCTGA
- a CDS encoding response regulator has protein sequence MPSFAIQDLHILLVEPSPTQQKIVLNHLREAGVNLVDAVSTGSEALSYLQSQSTDLVISAMYLPDMDATDVLLTLRADPRWQDLAFMLVSSETRFRAIDPIKQAGVVAILPKPFLPRDIERALRATLRYIEPEELALESYDVSDLRVLVVDDSSTARAHIKRMLTDLGIRHITLAVDGKHGITCFGEQLFDLVVTDYNMPEMDGRELVEAIRGRTDGVSVPILMVTSETERARISQVEQSGVSALLDKPFTPEVIRQALFSLLSH, from the coding sequence ATGCCCAGTTTCGCCATTCAGGACTTGCATATCCTGTTGGTCGAGCCCTCCCCGACCCAGCAGAAAATCGTGCTGAATCACCTGCGGGAAGCCGGCGTGAATCTGGTCGATGCCGTCAGCACCGGAAGTGAGGCGCTGAGCTACCTGCAGAGCCAGTCGACCGATCTGGTGATCAGTGCCATGTATCTGCCGGACATGGACGCCACCGACGTGCTGCTGACGCTGCGCGCCGATCCACGCTGGCAGGATCTGGCCTTCATGCTGGTTTCCAGTGAAACCCGGTTCCGCGCCATCGACCCAATCAAACAGGCGGGGGTGGTGGCCATCCTGCCCAAGCCCTTTTTGCCGCGGGACATCGAGCGGGCGCTGCGCGCGACGCTGCGCTACATCGAGCCGGAAGAACTGGCACTGGAAAGCTATGACGTCAGCGACTTGCGGGTGTTGGTGGTCGATGACAGCAGCACGGCCAGGGCCCATATCAAACGCATGCTGACCGATCTGGGCATCCGCCACATCACACTGGCAGTCGATGGCAAACACGGCATCACCTGCTTTGGCGAGCAATTGTTCGATCTGGTGGTGACCGACTACAACATGCCGGAAATGGATGGCCGCGAGCTGGTCGAGGCCATTCGCGGCCGCACTGACGGCGTCTCGGTGCCCATTCTGATGGTGACCAGCGAAACCGAGCGGGCCCGCATCTCGCAGGTTGAACAGTCCGGTGTTTCGGCATTGCTCGACAAGCCGTTCACGCCGGAAGTCATCCGGCAGGCCCTGTTCAGCCTGCTGAGTCATTGA
- a CDS encoding AMP-binding protein has product MEKIWLQHYPPGVPHEINPEQFPSLVELFEDSVRRFRDRPAFSNLGITLTFAELDKATRDAAAFFQQEWNLGKGDKLALMMPNLIQYPVLLFGALRAGITVVNVNPQYTPRELEHQLRDSGATAIVILANFAHTLAEVRHETPVKHICVTEIGDACPTLKRMLVNSVVKYVKKMVPPYQLPGAIGYRTIVGKGASLPFKPVAVGPDDYAFLQYTGGTTGVSKGAVLTHRNMVANVLQASAWLKPFLEEGKEIIITALPLYHIFSLTANCMTFMHVGGENVLITNPRDMPGFIAELKKWKFTALTGVNTLFNGLLNTPGFSELNFSTFKLALGGGMAVQPAVAERWQSVTGKPLLEAYGLTETSPAVTINPLNLKSYNGTIGLPVSSTEISLRNDANQEVEMGHPGELCVRGPQVMLGYYNRPDETAKVLDPDGWLHTGDVAIYDEKGFFKIVDRKKDMILVSGFNVYPNEIEAVVSAHPGVLEVAAIGVPSEATGEAVKVFIVKRDANLTEQQVIDFCHDKLTGYKRPKQVEFRTSLPKSNVGKILRRELR; this is encoded by the coding sequence ATGGAAAAAATCTGGCTGCAGCATTACCCACCGGGCGTGCCGCACGAGATCAATCCCGAACAATTCCCGTCCCTGGTTGAACTGTTTGAAGACAGCGTCCGTCGCTTTCGTGATCGGCCGGCGTTCAGCAATCTCGGCATTACCCTGACATTCGCCGAGCTCGACAAAGCGACCCGCGATGCGGCGGCGTTTTTCCAGCAAGAATGGAACCTGGGCAAAGGCGACAAGCTGGCGCTGATGATGCCCAACCTGATCCAGTATCCGGTGCTGTTGTTCGGTGCGTTGCGCGCCGGCATCACTGTGGTCAACGTCAATCCGCAATACACCCCGCGCGAACTGGAACATCAATTGCGCGACAGTGGCGCCACCGCCATTGTCATTCTGGCCAACTTTGCTCACACCCTGGCTGAAGTCCGGCACGAAACGCCGGTCAAGCACATTTGCGTGACCGAGATTGGTGATGCCTGTCCGACCTTGAAACGAATGCTGGTCAACAGCGTCGTGAAGTATGTGAAAAAAATGGTGCCGCCTTATCAACTGCCGGGGGCGATTGGCTATCGCACCATCGTCGGCAAGGGCGCCAGTCTGCCCTTCAAACCGGTAGCGGTCGGGCCGGACGATTATGCCTTCCTGCAATACACCGGCGGCACTACCGGCGTGTCCAAAGGTGCGGTGCTGACCCATCGCAACATGGTTGCCAACGTGCTGCAGGCCTCCGCCTGGCTGAAGCCGTTCCTGGAAGAAGGCAAAGAGATCATCATCACGGCCTTGCCGCTGTATCACATCTTTTCGTTGACGGCGAACTGCATGACTTTCATGCACGTCGGTGGCGAAAACGTTTTGATCACCAACCCGCGCGACATGCCCGGCTTTATTGCCGAGCTGAAAAAATGGAAATTCACTGCGCTGACTGGCGTCAACACGCTGTTCAACGGCTTGCTCAACACGCCCGGATTCAGTGAGTTGAATTTCAGTACCTTCAAGCTGGCGCTGGGCGGTGGCATGGCGGTGCAACCGGCGGTGGCGGAGCGCTGGCAAAGCGTGACCGGCAAGCCCTTGCTGGAAGCGTACGGCCTGACCGAAACGTCGCCGGCGGTCACCATCAATCCGCTCAATCTGAAAAGCTATAACGGCACCATTGGCCTGCCGGTGTCATCGACCGAAATCAGTTTGCGCAACGATGCCAACCAGGAAGTGGAGATGGGCCATCCGGGCGAGCTGTGCGTGCGCGGTCCGCAAGTCATGCTCGGTTATTACAACCGTCCGGACGAAACCGCAAAAGTGCTGGACCCGGATGGTTGGTTGCATACCGGTGACGTCGCCATTTACGACGAAAAAGGCTTCTTCAAGATTGTCGATCGCAAGAAAGACATGATTCTGGTCTCTGGCTTCAACGTCTACCCGAATGAAATCGAGGCGGTGGTATCGGCGCATCCGGGCGTGCTGGAAGTGGCGGCGATTGGTGTGCCGTCAGAGGCGACCGGCGAAGCGGTCAAAGTGTTCATCGTCAAGCGCGATGCCAATCTGACCGAGCAGCAAGTGATCGACTTCTGTCATGACAAACTGACCGGCTACAAACGACCGAAGCAGGTCGAGTTCCGGACCAGCTTGCCAAAGAGCAACGTCGGCAAAATCTTGCGCCGGGAATTGCGCTGA
- the rnd gene encoding ribonuclease D gives MTAPVAFPVVTISDDLALATACARWRTCPAIALDTEFERVRTFWPKLALIQLCDGEYVALIDPLTISNWTPFAELLRDPNVVKVMHAAGEDLEAFLGGCGEVPAPLFDTQTALALIGKGVSLGYGAAVQLYFGITLAKDMARTDWLMRPLSDDQLRYAVADVTYLLPIWQDCAQALQQRQLADWHREDSEFAARRLQQQEPAEFLYRKLKAAFVLRGQQLAVARELCAWRETEARNHNIPRGHLLKDESLLLVAQKMPRNWPALSVLETLHPRALRVHGQAILNAVERGLNCPQAQWPAPVRRLLDVPNGKAAQDAMVAAVAAFASTRGIPAELVFSRRVLENLLLAIVDGQPYPPPMWQGWRRAAVQSALASELTSFGIALPDWW, from the coding sequence TTGACTGCGCCTGTTGCTTTTCCGGTGGTCACCATCAGCGACGATCTGGCGCTGGCCACCGCCTGCGCACGCTGGCGCACCTGCCCGGCGATCGCGCTGGATACCGAGTTCGAACGGGTCAGGACCTTCTGGCCAAAACTGGCGCTGATCCAGTTGTGCGATGGCGAGTACGTCGCGCTCATCGATCCGCTGACCATCAGCAACTGGACTCCGTTTGCCGAGCTGCTGCGCGACCCTAACGTGGTCAAAGTCATGCACGCTGCCGGTGAAGATCTGGAAGCCTTTCTCGGCGGCTGCGGTGAAGTGCCGGCGCCGTTGTTTGATACCCAGACCGCGCTGGCCCTGATCGGCAAAGGCGTGTCGCTGGGCTATGGCGCCGCCGTGCAATTGTATTTTGGCATCACGCTTGCCAAGGACATGGCACGCACCGATTGGCTGATGCGACCGCTCAGCGATGATCAGCTGCGTTATGCCGTTGCTGACGTGACCTATCTGTTACCGATCTGGCAGGACTGCGCGCAGGCTTTGCAGCAGCGACAGCTGGCCGATTGGCACCGTGAGGACAGCGAGTTTGCTGCCCGCCGACTGCAGCAGCAGGAACCGGCCGAATTTCTTTATCGCAAATTGAAAGCGGCCTTTGTGCTGCGTGGCCAGCAATTGGCGGTGGCGCGCGAGCTTTGTGCCTGGCGCGAAACCGAAGCGCGAAATCACAATATTCCGCGTGGCCATTTGTTGAAAGACGAAAGCCTGCTGCTGGTTGCGCAAAAAATGCCGCGCAACTGGCCGGCGCTGTCAGTGCTGGAAACGCTGCATCCGCGCGCGCTGCGGGTGCACGGTCAGGCCATCCTGAATGCCGTCGAGCGTGGCCTCAATTGCCCGCAAGCGCAGTGGCCGGCACCGGTCCGGCGCCTGCTCGATGTGCCCAACGGCAAAGCTGCGCAAGACGCCATGGTGGCGGCTGTTGCTGCTTTTGCCAGCACGCGCGGCATTCCGGCCGAACTGGTTTTCAGCCGGCGGGTGCTGGAAAACCTGCTGCTGGCAATTGTCGATGGCCAGCCCTATCCGCCGCCGATGTGGCAGGGTTGGCGCCGCGCTGCGGTACAATCTGCACTGGCCAGTGAATTGACCAGCTTCGGGATTGCGTTGCCGGACTGGTGGTAA
- a CDS encoding YcgL domain-containing protein has protein sequence MKCYIYRSSKQDEMYLYLRERDQFDTVPAELLNRFGKAEWVMELDLASRSKLARENIDRVRAALQERGFYLQLPPQIEAHLDDGD, from the coding sequence GTGAAGTGTTACATCTATCGCAGCAGCAAGCAGGACGAAATGTATCTTTACCTGCGTGAGCGGGATCAGTTCGATACCGTTCCTGCGGAGCTCCTGAACCGGTTCGGCAAAGCCGAATGGGTCATGGAACTGGATTTGGCCAGTCGAAGCAAATTGGCCCGGGAAAATATCGATCGGGTTCGCGCAGCGTTGCAGGAACGCGGTTTTTATCTGCAGTTGCCACCGCAAATCGAGGCGCATCTGGATGACGGTGATTAA
- a CDS encoding lytic murein transglycosylase: MTVIKPRGPVLPGIMMLALLAGCAGKATLSAPVVTPTQAIPPAQVVTATPAVANAVAPDPAVSNADAAAQAEAEAAAFAAGWPAFRDELRQSALSAGISEQTVAAVFADLQLLPRVVSQDRAQPHTVLKHEDYLQKVITEEKIQRARERFREHADLLGKLEAEYGVEGKFIIALWGVESSFGRVMGKHHIPSALATMAYEGRRREFFRKEFLASLRILDDGHIESANMRGSWAGAMGQCQFMPTSFLNFAADGDGDGHKDIWTNTADVLASIANYLHKNGWRRGETWGRQVRLTEALTLTPAQLKEARALSEWQALGVRRDTGADLPERDLPARLLLPENDAERAYLVYNNYDVLLRWNRSRHFATSVGYLAERIGYPPVVPEATPPTDSATSSGSSAGNPAGVTESP; the protein is encoded by the coding sequence ATGACGGTGATTAAGCCACGCGGGCCAGTTTTGCCCGGCATCATGATGCTGGCGCTGCTTGCCGGTTGCGCCGGCAAGGCAACGCTGTCGGCGCCGGTTGTTACTCCAACACAGGCAATCCCGCCAGCGCAGGTGGTCACGGCAACACCGGCGGTTGCCAATGCAGTCGCGCCGGATCCAGCCGTCAGCAATGCGGATGCGGCGGCACAAGCCGAGGCGGAAGCGGCTGCATTCGCCGCTGGCTGGCCGGCGTTTCGCGATGAGTTGCGTCAGAGCGCGCTGAGCGCCGGCATTTCCGAACAGACCGTTGCCGCCGTGTTTGCGGATCTGCAGTTGCTGCCACGCGTCGTCAGTCAGGATCGTGCCCAGCCGCACACGGTTCTCAAGCACGAAGACTATCTGCAGAAAGTCATCACCGAGGAAAAAATCCAGCGTGCCCGCGAGCGGTTTCGTGAGCATGCTGACTTGCTCGGCAAGCTGGAAGCCGAATACGGTGTCGAAGGCAAGTTCATCATCGCGCTGTGGGGCGTTGAAAGCAGCTTTGGCCGGGTCATGGGCAAGCACCATATCCCGAGCGCCCTGGCGACCATGGCGTATGAAGGGCGGCGCCGGGAATTTTTCCGCAAGGAGTTTCTGGCCAGCTTGCGCATTCTTGATGACGGTCATATCGAAAGTGCCAACATGCGCGGCTCCTGGGCCGGCGCGATGGGCCAATGCCAGTTCATGCCAACGAGCTTTTTGAATTTTGCGGCAGACGGTGATGGCGATGGCCACAAGGACATCTGGACCAACACCGCCGATGTGTTGGCATCCATCGCCAATTATTTGCACAAGAATGGTTGGCGCCGTGGCGAAACCTGGGGTCGGCAAGTGCGGCTGACGGAGGCGCTGACCTTGACGCCGGCGCAACTGAAAGAAGCGCGGGCATTGTCGGAGTGGCAGGCACTGGGCGTGCGCCGTGACACCGGTGCCGATTTGCCCGAACGTGATCTGCCGGCGCGCTTGTTGCTGCCGGAGAACGACGCCGAGCGAGCCTATCTGGTTTACAACAATTACGATGTGCTGCTGCGCTGGAACCGGTCACGCCATTTCGCGACTTCGGTGGGCTATCTCGCCGAACGTATCGGTTATCCGCCAGTGGTGCCGGAAGCGACGCCGCCGACTGACAGTGCTACTAGCAGCGGCAGCAGTGCAGGTAATCCTGCTGGAGTGACGGAGTCTCCATGA
- a CDS encoding fumarylacetoacetate hydrolase family protein: MSYRHQFLDGRICELPVGKAVCVGRNYAQHAKELNNPVPEQPLLFLKPSTSMVPLSPSFSLPADAGDCHHELEVALLIGQRLTAATAEQARAAIVGVSLGLDLTLRDRQQALKTAGHPWEIAKAFDGALPLAPFLDPTALPDLTALEFSLEINGALRQHGSTADMLTPILPLLVYMTRFFTLLPGDVVMTGTPAGVAALRAGDQLVLTLADRARFVTRVA, from the coding sequence CTGAGCTATCGGCATCAGTTTCTCGATGGCCGGATCTGCGAGTTGCCGGTGGGCAAAGCCGTTTGTGTCGGCCGCAATTATGCGCAGCACGCCAAAGAGCTGAACAACCCGGTGCCCGAGCAGCCGCTGCTGTTTCTGAAGCCCAGCACCAGCATGGTGCCCTTGTCGCCGTCGTTTTCGTTGCCGGCCGACGCCGGTGACTGTCATCACGAACTGGAAGTGGCGTTGCTGATTGGTCAGCGTCTGACTGCTGCAACCGCCGAGCAGGCGCGCGCGGCCATCGTCGGCGTATCGCTCGGTTTGGATTTGACCTTGCGTGATCGGCAACAGGCCTTGAAAACGGCCGGCCATCCCTGGGAAATTGCCAAGGCGTTTGATGGCGCCTTGCCGTTGGCGCCGTTTCTGGATCCGACCGCGTTGCCGGATCTGACGGCGCTGGAATTCTCGCTGGAAATCAATGGCGCGCTGCGTCAGCACGGCAGCACGGCCGACATGCTGACGCCGATACTGCCGCTGCTGGTGTACATGACCCGGTTTTTTACCTTGTTGCCCGGTGATGTCGTGATGACCGGCACGCCGGCTGGTGTGGCGGCGCTGCGCGCTGGCGATCAGCTGGTGCTGACGCTGGCGGATCGTGCCCGCTTTGTCACCCGGGTTGCGTGA
- a CDS encoding YcgN family cysteine cluster protein, with product MTDSRKAPFWESKALTELTAKEWESLCDGCGKCCTYKLEDHDTGELYQTEVCCKLLDTHGCQCSNYKHRKRYVSDCVQLTPDNILTFNWLPDTCGYVRVAKGLPLPDWHHLISGDREAVHRAGISVRDKVMSEEVAGPLEKHIIARFK from the coding sequence ATGACTGACAGCCGCAAAGCCCCGTTTTGGGAAAGCAAAGCCTTAACCGAGTTGACCGCCAAGGAGTGGGAGTCGCTCTGCGACGGTTGTGGCAAATGCTGCACTTACAAATTGGAAGATCATGATACCGGCGAACTGTATCAGACCGAGGTCTGCTGCAAGCTGCTGGATACCCATGGTTGCCAATGCAGCAATTACAAGCATCGCAAACGCTATGTCAGCGATTGCGTGCAGCTGACGCCGGACAATATCCTGACTTTCAACTGGCTGCCGGACACCTGCGGCTATGTTCGCGTTGCCAAGGGCTTGCCGCTACCGGATTGGCATCACCTGATTTCCGGCGATCGCGAGGCGGTGCATCGCGCCGGCATTTCAGTGCGTGACAAGGTGATGTCGGAAGAAGTCGCCGGGCCGCTGGAAAAACACATCATTGCCCGGTTCAAATAG
- a CDS encoding TorF family putative porin: protein MINKNWVRTAVAAAILAGSGSVMAEVTGNVAVVSDYVFDGISQTDNGPALQGGVDWSAESGLYAGAWASTVDFGEGSDSNLETDWYVGYGFGSDDVAFDVGVVFYKYLPSGDDIDYNEIYFGVTFAENLTLKYWYADDVINSGLSNSRIKATYSAAINDDWSIPLEFTVNDPEEGDSYNHYKVGVATTLGSINAELSYQKTDIDDEGDDDFADIVYSDGGFVLSLSMDF, encoded by the coding sequence ATGATCAATAAAAACTGGGTACGGACAGCAGTCGCCGCCGCCATTCTGGCGGGTTCAGGCAGCGTAATGGCAGAAGTGACCGGCAATGTCGCCGTGGTGTCGGATTATGTGTTCGACGGTATCAGCCAAACTGATAACGGTCCGGCACTGCAAGGTGGCGTCGACTGGTCGGCAGAATCAGGCCTGTACGCCGGCGCATGGGCCTCGACGGTCGATTTTGGTGAAGGCTCCGACTCGAATCTCGAAACCGACTGGTATGTCGGGTACGGATTTGGTAGCGATGATGTGGCGTTCGATGTCGGCGTAGTGTTCTACAAGTATCTGCCCAGCGGCGACGACATTGACTACAACGAAATTTATTTCGGCGTCACCTTTGCAGAGAACCTGACCCTGAAATACTGGTACGCCGATGATGTGATCAACTCGGGCTTGTCCAACTCCCGTATCAAGGCCACTTACAGTGCGGCCATCAATGATGACTGGTCGATTCCCCTCGAATTCACCGTTAATGATCCGGAAGAAGGCGACAGCTACAACCATTACAAAGTTGGCGTTGCCACAACACTGGGCTCGATCAACGCTGAGCTGAGCTACCAGAAGACGGATATTGATGACGAAGGCGACGATGACTTTGCTGATATCGTCTACAGCGACGGCGGCTTTGTCTTGTCACTCAGCATGGATTTCTAA